From a single Bacillus sp. NEB1478 genomic region:
- the nuoK gene encoding NADH-quinone oxidoreductase subunit NuoK has product MSSVPLTAYLMLALILFCIGLFGALTKRNAVIVLISIELMLNAVNINLVAFAKYSLFPGLKGQIFALFTITVAAAEAAVGLAILIALYRNRQTVNVDEMDTMKR; this is encoded by the coding sequence ATGAGCAGTGTTCCTTTGACAGCTTACTTGATGCTTGCCTTGATTTTATTCTGTATCGGTTTGTTCGGTGCACTCACGAAACGAAACGCGGTTATCGTTTTGATTTCGATCGAATTGATGCTGAATGCCGTTAATATTAATCTAGTAGCTTTTGCAAAATATTCTTTGTTCCCGGGATTAAAGGGACAAATTTTCGCTTTGTTTACCATAACGGTCGCGGCCGCTGAAGCAGCTGTCGGGCTGGCGATCTTAATTGCGCTCTACCGCAATAGACAGACGGTAAATGTGGACGAAATGGATACGATGAAGCGGTAG
- a CDS encoding NADH-quinone oxidoreductase subunit M, protein MNTWLLTILIFSPLLGVLVLLFVPSSDEKSIKTIGVLGTLFVLGTALVTLSAFDIKGADLQLTETYRWISYEVFQSKGEVSYPILYEVGINGLSMVLILLTAVVSLLAAIASFSIKQNWKSYFILFFILEVGMLGVFASQNLFLFFIFFELTLIPMFFLIGRWGYLEKEKAAYSFLIYNGIGSAILLIVFVVLFMKTGTMNFDKLAETLALPQAQLDQMFITKSFKMGILIALLVAFAVKLPVAPLHSWMVRVHVQAPPAIVMIHSGILLKIGAYGLIRFGAGMFPKEFHSLAFVIGLFGVINLLYGAFLAITQTDIKRVLAYSSVSHMGIVLIGLAALNDAGVTGAVFQVVSHGLISALLFFLVGALYERAGTSEINAFGGMAKNMPILAGVLLAGGLASLGLPGMSGFISEFMAFLGLFDKMPILAAVGTLGLILTAVYVLRAVLAITFGTEKEQQSKFADLSSAERISAFVLLAAILFIGIYPAWLSDMLRPALDAILLGLGG, encoded by the coding sequence ATGAATACATGGCTGTTAACAATTTTGATTTTCTCCCCTTTATTAGGTGTACTCGTTCTTTTATTCGTACCTTCAAGCGATGAGAAATCGATCAAAACGATCGGCGTATTAGGGACACTGTTTGTACTTGGTACGGCATTGGTAACTTTATCGGCATTCGACATAAAAGGTGCTGACCTTCAGCTGACAGAGACGTACCGCTGGATTTCGTATGAAGTGTTTCAGTCAAAAGGGGAAGTGAGCTATCCGATTTTGTATGAAGTCGGGATTAATGGGCTTTCAATGGTGCTCATTCTTTTGACAGCGGTCGTAAGTTTGCTCGCGGCTATCGCTTCATTTTCAATCAAGCAAAACTGGAAAAGCTATTTCATTTTGTTTTTCATTTTAGAAGTCGGGATGCTTGGGGTATTTGCGTCTCAAAACTTATTTTTATTCTTCATTTTCTTTGAACTCACGCTGATTCCGATGTTTTTCCTGATCGGCCGCTGGGGCTATTTAGAAAAAGAAAAAGCAGCATACAGCTTTTTAATTTATAACGGAATAGGATCTGCGATTTTATTGATCGTTTTCGTGGTTCTGTTTATGAAGACGGGTACGATGAATTTTGATAAGCTGGCAGAAACGTTAGCATTGCCTCAAGCTCAGCTGGATCAAATGTTTATAACAAAGTCGTTCAAAATGGGAATTCTGATCGCGTTGTTGGTCGCATTTGCAGTTAAGCTGCCCGTTGCTCCGTTACATAGCTGGATGGTGCGTGTGCACGTTCAAGCACCGCCTGCAATCGTAATGATCCACTCTGGAATCCTTTTAAAAATCGGGGCATACGGATTGATCAGGTTTGGGGCAGGGATGTTTCCGAAAGAGTTTCATTCGTTAGCCTTTGTCATCGGGCTGTTTGGCGTCATCAACTTGCTTTACGGCGCTTTTTTAGCGATTACACAAACAGACATCAAACGAGTTCTCGCATATTCTTCTGTCTCGCACATGGGAATCGTGCTGATCGGACTTGCGGCATTAAATGATGCTGGTGTAACCGGAGCGGTTTTTCAAGTGGTCTCACACGGTCTCATTTCTGCGCTTCTGTTTTTCTTAGTTGGTGCTTTATATGAGCGGGCTGGAACGTCTGAGATAAACGCGTTTGGCGGTATGGCGAAAAACATGCCGATCCTGGCAGGTGTTCTTTTAGCAGGAGGTCTCGCCTCATTAGGTTTGCCTGGAATGAGCGGCTTTATCAGTGAATTCATGGCCTTTTTAGGATTGTTTGATAAGATGCCGATCTTGGCTGCTGTCGGAACGCTAGGTCTCATTTTGACAGCTGTATATGTGTTGAGGGCGGTTTTGGCAATCACGTTCGGAACAGAAAAAGAGCAGCAATCCAAGTTTGCTGATTTATCTTCTGCAGAGCGGATTTCGGCCTTTGTTTTACTCGCGGCTATCCTTTTTATCGGAATCTATCCGGCTTGGCTAAGCGACATGCTCCGTCCAGCATTGGATGCTATTCTGCTAGGGTTAGGGGGCTAA
- a CDS encoding NADH-quinone oxidoreductase subunit A — MELYHLYQNNYLIVAVFLLLGILLPVVALTAGRLLRPYKPTKEKYTTYESGIEPFHQSWVQFNVRYYLFALMFVIFDVETVFLYPWAVAYDKLGIFALMEMAIFVVLLTLGLVYAWKKKVLKWT, encoded by the coding sequence ATGGAACTTTATCATCTATATCAAAACAATTACCTCATCGTGGCCGTATTTCTTTTGTTAGGGATTCTTCTGCCGGTTGTTGCTTTGACAGCAGGTCGTTTATTGCGTCCTTATAAGCCGACGAAAGAAAAATACACCACTTACGAAAGCGGGATTGAACCTTTTCACCAAAGCTGGGTTCAGTTTAATGTCCGCTATTATTTGTTTGCACTGATGTTCGTGATCTTCGATGTTGAAACAGTATTTCTATATCCATGGGCTGTTGCCTATGACAAGCTTGGAATATTTGCACTCATGGAAATGGCAATCTTTGTTGTTCTATTAACGCTAGGACTCGTATACGCATGGAAAAAGAAGGTGCTTAAATGGACATAA
- a CDS encoding NADH-quinone oxidoreductase subunit J — translation MTGEMIAFFLLALAAIAGGVLLINLTNVVHMVVALIFTFLAIAGIYITLSAEFVGVVQVLIYSGAITILMLFGIMLTKHQEQEKKVPRLKVWLTALTIGLFFLIMYGKIKDLDFGQQNVELHVDNTKKIGVELYSHYVIPFELTSVLLLVALIGAIILAKRDSDDEKEAKK, via the coding sequence ATGACCGGTGAAATGATTGCATTTTTCCTGCTCGCGCTTGCAGCCATTGCCGGCGGTGTTCTTCTCATTAATTTGACGAATGTTGTACACATGGTTGTTGCGCTAATTTTTACGTTTCTTGCGATCGCAGGAATTTATATTACATTGTCCGCTGAATTTGTTGGGGTCGTGCAGGTTCTGATCTATTCCGGCGCGATAACCATCCTAATGCTGTTTGGGATCATGCTCACAAAGCATCAGGAACAAGAAAAGAAAGTGCCGCGTTTAAAAGTGTGGCTGACTGCACTGACAATCGGACTTTTCTTCCTGATCATGTACGGGAAGATTAAAGATCTTGATTTTGGACAGCAAAATGTGGAGCTGCACGTGGATAATACGAAGAAAATCGGAGTGGAGCTCTATTCCCATTATGTGATTCCGTTTGAACTGACTTCCGTATTGCTTTTAGTGGCTCTGATCGGGGCTATTATTCTCGCAAAACGGGACAGCGACGATGAAAAGGAGGCAAAAAAATGA
- the nuoL gene encoding NADH-quinone oxidoreductase subunit L yields MLQMSWLIPLFPLLSFILLLLFRRSAKESTAWIGILLTGLSLVMSIGIFLSVWQGDGIKAEGTWFQLGEKMITMGYEVNPLNALMLVIVSLVSFLVHVYSKGYMHGDERFPVFFAYLGLFSFAMLGLVLSPNLLQLYIFWELVGLGSFLLIGFYYFKPEAKAAAKKAFIMTRIGDVGLFIGMVLLYWQVGSFEYDEIFASVKNGEIAQNMLTLTAICIFVGAIGKSGQLPLHTWLPDAMEGPTPVSALIHAATMVAAGVYLVATMYPLFQASATALTVVAVVGGVTAIFAASIGLMQKNIKRVLAYSTVSQLGYMMLSLGASGYVAGVFHLTTHAFFKALLFLAAGSVIHAVHTQNIEEMGGLWKRLKLTGPLFLIGALAISGVPLLSGFFSKDEILASTYADGKYGLFWLAVIAAFMTAFYMFRLFFLVFIGKPRSTENSNMENVHESPSVMTFPMIVLGILAILTGYLNTTWFGTFLTDYLARGPVDLSHAEHHAPVWIPFVATGVALLGILLAYLIYQKKTISRDWFTRVLPSLSDVVYNKWYVDESYDQTVVKGTRGLSKLGVLFDRFVVEGLVSAVTAGVRSLSKIGSRIQDGQVQSYGTFAIFGIVLLLLIVALTGGYFS; encoded by the coding sequence ATGTTGCAGATGAGTTGGCTTATACCGTTGTTCCCGCTTTTATCCTTCATTCTATTATTGCTTTTTAGAAGATCTGCGAAAGAAAGCACCGCGTGGATCGGCATTCTATTAACCGGACTTTCTCTCGTTATGTCGATCGGAATCTTTTTATCGGTTTGGCAGGGCGACGGGATAAAAGCAGAAGGAACTTGGTTTCAATTAGGAGAAAAAATGATAACGATGGGATATGAAGTGAATCCTCTTAACGCGCTCATGCTCGTCATCGTTTCACTTGTCAGTTTCCTCGTTCACGTCTATTCAAAAGGGTACATGCACGGAGACGAGCGTTTCCCTGTATTTTTCGCTTATTTAGGATTGTTTTCATTTGCAATGCTAGGGTTAGTCCTTTCTCCTAATCTATTGCAGCTATATATCTTTTGGGAGCTTGTTGGATTAGGATCATTTCTATTAATCGGGTTCTACTATTTCAAGCCAGAAGCGAAGGCTGCTGCTAAAAAGGCCTTTATCATGACGAGGATCGGTGACGTCGGTCTATTTATCGGGATGGTTTTGCTATATTGGCAGGTTGGCAGTTTCGAATACGACGAAATATTCGCTTCTGTAAAAAATGGAGAAATCGCACAAAACATGCTGACATTAACAGCGATCTGTATTTTTGTAGGAGCGATTGGGAAATCCGGTCAGCTGCCGCTTCATACATGGCTGCCTGACGCAATGGAAGGTCCAACCCCTGTTTCCGCACTCATACATGCGGCGACGATGGTAGCAGCAGGAGTGTACTTAGTCGCAACGATGTACCCATTATTTCAAGCTTCAGCAACAGCGCTGACCGTTGTAGCGGTTGTGGGCGGGGTTACAGCGATATTTGCAGCTTCAATCGGTCTCATGCAAAAAAACATTAAACGCGTTCTGGCTTATTCCACTGTGAGTCAGTTAGGCTATATGATGCTTTCACTTGGTGCATCAGGCTATGTAGCAGGCGTTTTCCACTTAACGACACATGCTTTCTTTAAAGCGCTGCTGTTCTTAGCGGCAGGCAGTGTTATACATGCTGTACATACACAAAACATTGAGGAAATGGGCGGGCTTTGGAAAAGACTGAAATTGACAGGACCTCTCTTTTTGATCGGGGCACTCGCGATTTCAGGAGTACCGCTTTTATCAGGATTTTTCAGTAAGGATGAAATATTAGCGAGCACATATGCAGATGGCAAGTATGGACTGTTTTGGCTGGCGGTTATCGCAGCATTCATGACGGCTTTCTATATGTTCCGCTTGTTCTTCCTTGTTTTTATTGGGAAACCGCGTTCAACAGAAAATTCGAACATGGAAAATGTTCACGAATCACCAAGTGTCATGACGTTTCCGATGATCGTGCTCGGCATACTTGCCATTTTAACAGGCTACTTGAATACAACATGGTTCGGAACCTTTTTGACAGATTACTTGGCGAGGGGTCCAGTCGACCTTTCACACGCTGAACATCATGCACCTGTCTGGATCCCATTTGTGGCAACGGGCGTGGCTCTTTTAGGTATTTTGCTCGCTTATTTGATCTATCAAAAGAAAACGATCTCCAGAGATTGGTTTACGCGAGTACTGCCGAGTCTTTCAGACGTTGTATATAACAAATGGTACGTGGATGAAAGCTATGATCAAACCGTTGTAAAGGGAACGCGAGGACTCAGCAAACTCGGTGTTCTTTTCGACCGTTTTGTTGTTGAAGGTCTTGTTTCGGCCGTAACTGCTGGCGTTCGGTCTTTGAGCAAAATTGGCTCACGCATTCAGGATGGTCAAGTTCAATCTTATGGAACTTTTGCAATCTTTGGCATCGTCCTTTTATTGCTGATCGTGGCATTGACAGGGGGGTACTTCTCATGA
- a CDS encoding DUF1722 domain-containing protein, with the protein MKKETELRWASEKYAIMAKGYAFYKDIQSKMRDALCDEDYKKIQHLIVKYRNEPYNVKATVNTLEHIWGYFKKSAAEEDKKHFFSLLDQMKDLEAESIDEIPYEMMLFLQYLLEKYPSDYLNKSTLSSYNV; encoded by the coding sequence GTGAAAAAAGAAACCGAATTGCGATGGGCCAGTGAGAAATACGCCATTATGGCAAAGGGTTATGCTTTTTATAAGGACATTCAAAGCAAAATGCGGGACGCTTTGTGTGATGAGGATTATAAAAAAATTCAGCATCTCATCGTAAAATATAGAAATGAGCCATATAACGTAAAAGCGACGGTAAATACACTTGAGCACATCTGGGGCTATTTTAAAAAATCTGCGGCTGAAGAGGACAAAAAACACTTTTTTTCTTTATTGGATCAAATGAAAGACTTAGAAGCTGAATCAATAGATGAAATTCCGTATGAAATGATGCTTTTCCTTCAATATTTGTTAGAAAAATATCCATCTGACTACTTAAACAAATCTACTTTGTCTAGCTACAACGTCTAG
- a CDS encoding NADH-quinone oxidoreductase subunit C encodes MTNERDDQNPIANDGLSIEEQKKKAAAEAKAKALELAKQRKAEKEAEAQATASAPEPELTKEELKKKAAAEAKAKALELAKQRKAEKEAEVQATASEPELTKEELKKKAAAEAKAKALELAKQRKAEKEAESISQAEAPSEETDDLAKQKALAAAKAKAAAAAKAKAAAAAKAKMLRDAGGVEPVQEAGAGDDEKAKAAAKAKAAAAAKAKAAAAAKAKALREAGGAETTDAGGAGDDEKAKAIAAAKAKAAAAAKARAAANAKTAAEEPAEPEKPSPNQPILDTYVKVIKEQLGPDVLEDAYINKLSKDVPTLVAKPESYYKIADLLKNNEKLRFDYLSEMHGTDFETHFEVYNHLYSYEIRQSVALKVKIDRNSATTHSITPLWEGANWPERETFDLLGIIFEGHPNLTRIMMPDDWVGYPLRKDYEPHDVEV; translated from the coding sequence ATGACAAATGAGCGTGATGATCAAAACCCGATCGCAAATGACGGTTTATCAATAGAAGAGCAAAAAAAGAAAGCAGCCGCAGAAGCAAAAGCAAAGGCGCTCGAGCTCGCGAAACAGCGTAAGGCCGAAAAAGAGGCTGAGGCACAAGCGACAGCCTCCGCACCAGAACCAGAGCTAACAAAAGAAGAGCTGAAGAAAAAAGCAGCCGCAGAAGCAAAGGCAAAAGCACTCGAACTCGCCAAACAGCGTAAGGCCGAAAAAGAAGCTGAGGTACAAGCGACAGCATCAGAACCTGAGCTCACAAAAGAAGAGCTGAAGAAAAAAGCAGCCGCAGAAGCAAAAGCAAAAGCGCTCGAACTCGCAAAACAGCGTAAAGCGGAAAAAGAAGCCGAATCAATTTCACAGGCAGAAGCTCCATCAGAAGAAACAGATGATCTGGCGAAACAAAAGGCACTTGCCGCAGCTAAGGCGAAAGCCGCTGCAGCCGCAAAAGCAAAGGCCGCCGCAGCTGCCAAAGCAAAAATGCTCAGAGATGCAGGCGGAGTAGAACCTGTGCAAGAAGCAGGTGCAGGAGACGACGAAAAAGCAAAAGCTGCCGCTAAGGCGAAAGCTGCTGCAGCCGCAAAAGCAAAGGCCGCCGCTGCTGCTAAAGCAAAAGCGCTGAGAGAAGCAGGCGGAGCAGAAACTACAGATGCAGGCGGAGCAGGTGACGATGAAAAAGCGAAAGCCATTGCAGCAGCGAAAGCGAAAGCTGCCGCAGCCGCAAAAGCGCGTGCCGCTGCAAACGCAAAAACAGCCGCAGAAGAGCCTGCAGAACCAGAAAAACCATCACCTAATCAGCCAATCCTAGACACCTACGTAAAAGTCATCAAAGAGCAGCTCGGACCAGATGTTTTAGAGGATGCTTATATCAATAAGCTATCAAAAGATGTGCCGACACTAGTCGCGAAACCAGAGAGCTATTATAAAATAGCAGATCTTTTAAAAAACAATGAAAAGTTGCGTTTTGACTATCTTTCTGAAATGCACGGCACCGATTTTGAAACACATTTCGAAGTGTACAACCACCTTTATTCTTATGAAATTCGGCAGTCTGTCGCTTTAAAAGTGAAAATTGACAGAAACAGCGCCACTACCCATTCCATTACCCCGTTATGGGAGGGTGCAAACTGGCCAGAGCGCGAAACGTTTGATCTATTAGGAATCATCTTTGAAGGTCATCCGAATTTGACGCGCATTATGATGCCAGATGATTGGGTGGGCTATCCGCTCCGAAAAGATTATGAACCGCACGACGTGGAGGTGTAA
- the nuoH gene encoding NADH-quinone oxidoreductase subunit NuoH: MMEDLLHAQPGWTHVAIFFALGAALLMTVLGFVTYAILAERKVLGFMQMRTGPNRVGGKYALLQTVADVFKLLIKEDTIPKLADRPLFILAPVLAFAPAFMVLATIPFSKNMQFADLGVGLLYYVAISGISTIGILMGGWASNNKYSLLGGMRSAAQMISYEIPLVISVIGVILFAGSLNLNDIVEGQQNIAYIFLTPIGFIVFLISSIAELNRTPFDLPEAESELVAGYHVEYSGFRWAFFMLTEYVYLFAMASLTTVLFLGGWNPIPFLGFIPGMIWFGLKFSIVVFFMIWIRGTMPRLRADQLMGFAWKVLLPLALLNIFVSAAVKELFL, encoded by the coding sequence ATGATGGAAGACCTTTTACACGCACAGCCTGGCTGGACGCACGTAGCCATCTTTTTCGCGCTTGGTGCCGCACTGTTAATGACGGTATTAGGATTTGTGACGTATGCTATCTTAGCAGAGCGGAAAGTGCTCGGGTTCATGCAGATGCGTACCGGACCAAACCGTGTTGGAGGAAAATACGCACTGCTTCAGACGGTTGCGGACGTATTTAAATTATTAATAAAAGAAGATACCATTCCGAAGCTTGCGGACCGTCCGCTCTTTATTTTGGCACCGGTACTCGCTTTTGCGCCTGCGTTCATGGTGCTTGCAACGATTCCTTTTTCAAAGAACATGCAGTTTGCCGATCTTGGTGTTGGTCTGCTGTATTATGTTGCGATCTCGGGGATATCAACAATCGGTATTTTAATGGGCGGTTGGGCTTCTAACAATAAGTATTCATTATTAGGCGGCATGCGTTCAGCGGCACAGATGATCTCATACGAAATTCCGCTTGTCATCTCGGTGATCGGTGTCATTTTATTTGCGGGCAGTCTGAACTTAAACGATATTGTGGAAGGACAGCAAAATATCGCCTATATCTTTTTAACACCGATCGGCTTTATTGTCTTTTTAATATCGTCGATCGCTGAATTGAACCGTACTCCGTTTGACTTGCCTGAAGCAGAATCAGAGCTTGTAGCGGGATACCATGTTGAATACTCCGGCTTCCGCTGGGCATTCTTCATGCTGACAGAGTACGTGTATCTGTTCGCGATGGCGTCACTGACGACTGTCTTGTTTTTAGGCGGCTGGAACCCGATTCCGTTTTTAGGTTTTATACCAGGTATGATCTGGTTCGGGTTAAAGTTCAGCATCGTCGTGTTTTTTATGATCTGGATCCGCGGAACAATGCCTCGTCTGCGAGCCGATCAACTGATGGGCTTCGCTTGGAAAGTGCTTCTGCCGCTTGCCCTGTTAAATATTTTTGTCAGTGCGGCTGTAAAAGAACTGTTTTTATAG
- the nuoI gene encoding NADH-quinone oxidoreductase subunit NuoI produces the protein MKGLVKGLGYTVKNLTKQNVTTSYPDVPINMPDRFRGIQKFYPEKCIVCNQCAQICPTDCIQLTGKPHPDPAKKGKIIDTYDINFEICILCDLCTEVCPTEAIVMTNQFELAEYSRDELFKNLEWLDENDENIRKENKA, from the coding sequence ATGAAAGGTCTTGTAAAAGGATTAGGTTATACCGTTAAAAACCTGACGAAACAAAACGTCACAACAAGCTATCCGGATGTACCGATCAACATGCCAGACCGTTTTCGCGGCATTCAAAAGTTTTATCCGGAAAAATGCATCGTCTGTAACCAATGCGCACAGATCTGTCCGACAGACTGCATTCAGTTAACGGGCAAGCCGCATCCGGACCCGGCTAAAAAGGGAAAAATCATCGATACGTACGATATTAATTTCGAGATTTGTATTTTGTGCGACTTATGTACAGAGGTTTGTCCGACAGAAGCAATCGTCATGACCAACCAGTTCGAACTCGCTGAATACAGCCGTGATGAGCTGTTCAAAAATTTGGAGTGGCTTGACGAGAACGATGAAAACATTCGAAAGGAGAACAAAGCATGA
- a CDS encoding NADH-quinone oxidoreductase subunit D codes for MIRTEEMLLNVGPQHPSTHGVFRIVLKIDGETIIEATPVIGYLHRGTEKIAENLQYTQIIPYTDRMDYLAAMTNNYVICHAVETMMSLEIPERAEFLRVIVMELGRIASHLVWFGTYLLDIGAMSPFLYAFREREAIINMLNEICGARLTFNYMRVGGVKWDAPEGWIEKVRDFIPYMREELAGYHDLVTGNEIFLNRVKGIGYYSKEEALNYSLSGANLRCTGTQWDLRKDEPYSIYNRFDFDVPVFHTGDAWARYQCRMQEIEESLKILEQAVEQFPEEGPVMAKVPRIIKPPKGEAFVRIESPRGEIGCYIASEGKKEPYRLKFRRPSFYNLQILPKLLVGENISNLITILGGIDIVLGEVDG; via the coding sequence ATGATCCGGACAGAAGAAATGCTCCTCAATGTAGGTCCACAGCACCCTAGTACACACGGTGTTTTCCGGATCGTACTCAAAATTGACGGAGAAACGATCATTGAAGCGACACCTGTAATCGGTTATTTGCACCGCGGAACAGAGAAAATAGCTGAAAACCTGCAATACACGCAGATTATTCCGTACACAGACCGGATGGATTATTTAGCTGCGATGACGAATAACTACGTGATCTGTCATGCTGTTGAAACGATGATGAGTCTTGAAATTCCGGAACGTGCAGAATTTTTGCGTGTCATCGTTATGGAACTTGGACGAATCGCGAGTCACCTTGTTTGGTTTGGTACATATTTGCTCGACATTGGTGCAATGAGCCCGTTTTTATACGCGTTTCGTGAACGTGAAGCCATCATTAATATGCTGAACGAAATTTGCGGTGCACGCCTGACATTCAATTACATGCGTGTCGGCGGCGTGAAATGGGATGCCCCAGAAGGATGGATCGAGAAGGTACGCGATTTTATTCCATATATGAGGGAAGAACTTGCGGGTTATCATGACCTCGTTACAGGAAATGAGATCTTCCTCAACCGTGTAAAAGGAATCGGCTATTATTCGAAGGAAGAGGCGCTGAATTATTCGCTTAGCGGCGCTAACTTAAGATGTACCGGAACACAATGGGATCTTCGAAAAGATGAGCCTTATTCGATTTATAACCGTTTTGATTTTGATGTTCCTGTCTTTCATACAGGAGATGCATGGGCGCGTTATCAGTGCCGTATGCAGGAGATTGAAGAGTCACTGAAAATTTTAGAACAAGCGGTAGAACAGTTTCCTGAAGAAGGACCAGTCATGGCGAAAGTGCCGCGTATCATCAAGCCTCCAAAAGGAGAGGCGTTCGTCAGAATCGAATCCCCTCGTGGAGAAATTGGCTGTTACATCGCTTCTGAAGGAAAGAAAGAGCCTTACCGCTTAAAGTTCCGCAGGCCGTCGTTTTATAACCTGCAGATCCTTCCAAAGCTTTTAGTCGGTGAAAACATATCCAACTTGATTACGATTTTAGGCGGAATTGACATTGTGCTCGGGGAGGTTGATGGCTGA
- a CDS encoding NADH-quinone oxidoreductase subunit B family protein, with product MDIKWELTAAERAELDRNVFMVTLEQVKAWARSNSLWPLTFGLACCAIEMMGTGSSHYDLDRFGSIFRTSPRQSDVMIVSGTVTKKMAPVLKRLYEQMPEPKWVIAMGSCATAGGPYIKSYAVVKGVDQIVPVDVYIPGCPPNPAALIYGINKLQEKIRYEAKTGKKVMSE from the coding sequence ATGGACATAAAATGGGAACTGACAGCAGCAGAACGAGCTGAACTGGATCGCAACGTATTTATGGTCACACTCGAACAAGTGAAAGCGTGGGCACGCAGTAATTCATTATGGCCGCTGACGTTCGGTCTTGCTTGCTGTGCGATTGAGATGATGGGTACTGGATCCTCACATTATGATCTGGACCGTTTCGGCAGTATATTCCGGACATCTCCAAGGCAATCCGATGTGATGATCGTTTCGGGTACAGTAACGAAAAAAATGGCTCCTGTTCTTAAGCGTTTGTATGAGCAGATGCCAGAACCAAAATGGGTGATCGCAATGGGATCATGCGCGACAGCAGGTGGTCCTTACATAAAATCTTACGCGGTTGTAAAAGGGGTCGACCAGATCGTTCCTGTAGATGTTTATATTCCAGGATGTCCGCCGAACCCAGCCGCACTCATTTACGGAATCAATAAACTTCAAGAAAAAATTCGTTATGAAGCAAAGACCGGCAAGAAGGTGATGAGTGAATGA